The following are encoded together in the Candidatus Cloacimonadota bacterium genome:
- a CDS encoding TRAM domain-containing protein: protein QSGDNEILKRMNRGYTSEHFYDIVRKLRIAMPEIAITTDIIAGFPGETEEQFQRTYDLMKQIEFDYAFTFKYSSREGTKAAEFSNQIPEEIRLERLQKLIELQQKITTKKYRDQIGEKKEIYVEKVSKKNPDELSGKSRDFKITVFKGNQSLIGKFVKVKIIDAVGWTLKGRMLEQDSIEIL, encoded by the coding sequence CAAAGTGGTGATAATGAAATTTTAAAGAGAATGAATCGCGGTTATACTTCCGAACATTTTTATGATATTGTCAGGAAATTAAGGATCGCAATGCCGGAAATCGCCATCACTACTGATATTATTGCCGGATTTCCAGGAGAAACTGAAGAACAGTTCCAACGAACTTATGATTTGATGAAACAGATCGAATTCGATTATGCTTTCACTTTTAAATACTCTTCCAGAGAAGGAACAAAAGCAGCAGAATTTAGTAATCAAATCCCTGAAGAAATCCGTTTAGAAAGACTGCAGAAACTTATCGAATTACAACAAAAAATAACTACAAAAAAGTATCGTGATCAAATCGGGGAAAAAAAAGAAATTTATGTTGAAAAAGTGAGTAAAAAAAATCCTGATGAACTCTCCGGGAAAAGCAGGGATTTCAAAATAACTGTTTTCAAAGGAAATCAGTCATTGATCGGGAAATTCGTAAAAGTAAAAATAATCGATGCAGTAGGCTGGACATTGAAAGGCAGAATGCTTGAACAAGATTCGATTGAAATTTTATAA